A single genomic interval of Streptomyces sp. NBC_00663 harbors:
- a CDS encoding carbohydrate ABC transporter permease, translating to MRLALRPYFLIVPALLLTCGILYPFGLGLYYTLFDFSASKPQPDMVRFENYRTVFTQDSFWNSAWVTVLYAVGAAAVETVLGVAVALLLHRSSRVGRVLEKILILPLMIAPVIAAIIWKLMLQPSVGVVNHLLRPVGLGGVQWTDTPTGALLSSIAVDVWVYTPFVAILALAGLRSLPTSPFEAAAVDGARWWYTFRRLTLPMLWPYVLVAVIFRFMDSLKVFDIIYALTEGGPGDSTMVLQIRAYLEAIRFQRYSFGISYTIVLWAVVYLAAMILVRHLGKIQRKAAEAK from the coding sequence ATGCGGCTCGCCCTGCGCCCGTACTTCCTGATCGTTCCCGCGCTGTTGCTGACCTGCGGGATCCTCTATCCGTTCGGGCTCGGCCTCTACTACACGCTCTTCGACTTCTCGGCGAGCAAACCCCAGCCGGACATGGTGCGGTTCGAGAACTACCGGACCGTCTTCACCCAGGACTCCTTCTGGAACTCGGCCTGGGTGACCGTGCTGTACGCCGTGGGGGCCGCCGCGGTCGAGACGGTCCTCGGCGTCGCCGTGGCGCTGCTGCTGCACCGGTCGTCCCGCGTGGGCCGGGTGCTGGAGAAGATCCTGATCCTGCCCCTGATGATCGCCCCGGTCATCGCGGCGATCATCTGGAAGCTGATGCTCCAGCCGTCGGTGGGAGTCGTCAACCACCTCCTGAGACCGGTCGGGCTGGGCGGTGTGCAGTGGACGGACACCCCGACCGGCGCACTGCTGTCGTCGATCGCCGTGGACGTGTGGGTCTACACACCGTTCGTGGCGATCCTGGCGCTGGCGGGTCTGCGGTCGCTGCCCACCTCCCCCTTCGAGGCGGCGGCCGTGGACGGCGCCCGGTGGTGGTACACCTTCCGTCGGCTGACCCTGCCCATGCTCTGGCCGTACGTCCTGGTCGCGGTGATCTTCCGGTTCATGGACTCGCTGAAGGTCTTCGACATCATCTACGCCCTGACCGAGGGCGGGCCCGGCGACTCGACCATGGTCCTCCAGATCCGGGCGTACCTGGAGGCGATCCGCTTCCAGCGGTACTCCTTCGGGATCAGCTACACGATCGTGCTGTGGGCCGTGGTGTACCTGGCCGCGATGATCCTCGTACGCCATCTCGGGAAGATCCAGCGGAAGGCGGCCGAGGCCAAGTGA
- a CDS encoding ABC transporter substrate-binding protein, producing MDTHAHDRRRFLALGAALAAAPVLSACGAGFGGDDDRSDGSAADDVTGSFDWKREKGATVKALLNKHPYTDALIADLKAFTEQTGIKVEYDVFPEDNYFDKLTVDLSSGRASYDVFMLGAYMVWQYGPPGWLEDLGPWMRNSSATGAEWDQADFFPNLLQADQWSLKAGAPLGQGGQYALPWGWETNVVAYNTEVFKKLGLQPAETFEELRELAGVIKDKAPGAGFDGMYGIAVRGSRSWATIHPGFMTMYARNGLHDFTVSGEKLTPAMNTPEAIAFTEDWAGMVKRGGPPSWTSYTWYQCSSDLGAKKAGMLFDADTAAYFQAVEGASPASGKIAFHPGPKGPGGSLATNMWIWSLGMNAKSRKKSASWLFLQWATGKEHLRRSAITHNHIDPVRKSVAADAAYKDKMRHLPGFIETFETVVDQTKIQFTPQAQFFDATTSWAAALQEIYGGKGAKSVLNGLAGDLAGKVG from the coding sequence ATGGACACGCACGCGCACGACCGACGACGTTTCCTCGCGCTCGGCGCCGCCCTGGCCGCGGCCCCCGTCCTGTCGGCCTGCGGTGCCGGGTTCGGCGGGGACGACGACAGGAGCGACGGCTCGGCCGCGGACGACGTCACCGGCTCCTTCGACTGGAAGCGGGAGAAGGGCGCGACCGTCAAGGCGCTGCTCAACAAGCATCCGTACACGGACGCGCTGATCGCCGACCTGAAGGCGTTCACCGAGCAGACCGGCATCAAGGTCGAGTACGACGTCTTCCCCGAGGACAACTACTTCGACAAGCTCACCGTGGACCTGTCCAGCGGGCGTGCCTCCTACGACGTCTTCATGCTGGGCGCGTACATGGTGTGGCAGTACGGGCCGCCGGGGTGGCTGGAGGATCTCGGCCCGTGGATGCGCAACTCCTCGGCCACCGGCGCCGAATGGGACCAGGCCGACTTCTTCCCCAACCTCCTCCAGGCCGACCAGTGGTCGCTGAAGGCGGGCGCGCCGCTCGGCCAGGGCGGGCAGTACGCGCTGCCGTGGGGCTGGGAGACGAACGTCGTCGCCTACAACACCGAGGTGTTCAAGAAGCTCGGGCTCCAACCGGCGGAGACCTTCGAGGAGTTACGGGAGCTCGCCGGGGTCATCAAGGACAAGGCGCCCGGCGCCGGCTTCGACGGCATGTACGGCATCGCCGTGCGCGGGTCGAGGAGCTGGGCGACCATCCACCCGGGCTTCATGACCATGTACGCCCGGAACGGCCTGCACGACTTCACGGTCTCCGGTGAGAAGCTCACACCCGCCATGAACACCCCGGAGGCCATCGCGTTCACGGAGGACTGGGCGGGCATGGTCAAGCGGGGCGGGCCGCCGTCCTGGACGTCGTACACCTGGTACCAGTGCTCCAGCGACCTCGGCGCGAAGAAGGCCGGGATGCTGTTCGACGCCGACACGGCCGCCTACTTCCAGGCCGTCGAGGGGGCCAGTCCCGCCTCCGGGAAGATCGCCTTCCACCCGGGGCCGAAGGGGCCGGGCGGGTCGCTCGCCACCAACATGTGGATCTGGTCGCTCGGCATGAACGCCAAGAGCAGGAAGAAGAGCGCCAGTTGGCTGTTCCTCCAGTGGGCCACCGGCAAGGAGCATCTGCGCAGGAGCGCCATCACCCACAATCACATCGACCCGGTACGCAAGTCGGTCGCCGCCGACGCCGCCTACAAGGACAAGATGCGGCACCTGCCCGGGTTCATCGAGACCTTCGAGACCGTCGTCGACCAGACGAAGATCCAGTTCACCCCGCAGGCCCAGTTCTTCGACGCGACGACCAGCTGGGCGGCGGCCCTCCAGGAGATCTACGGCGGGAAGGGCGCGAAGTCGGTGCTGAACGGGCTGGCGGGCGATCTCGCCGGCAAGGTGGGCTGA
- a CDS encoding FGGY-family carbohydrate kinase yields MEQETWLGIDLGTQSVRALLVTADGTVLGSGSAPLRGRRDGVRHEQDPGEWWTAVCAASREALRQGGPARVGGLAVCGTSGTVLLTDDAGRPVSPALMYDDGRAWAEGERLRGAGLAVQNTWGLPKALWLRRIHGPGRIAHQPDVITAHLTGGPVPTDSSHALKTGYDAQADAWPDVPGPPLPLPVVVRPGTRLGEVCQAAAEATGIPAGTPVVAGMTDGCAAQIASGALRAGSWNSVLGTTLVLKGASPTPVHDPTGVVYNHRAPDGSWLPGGASSVGAGVLTAAFGGADPAVMDQQAARHEPAGAIAYPLVSPGERFPFLAPEATALLLGEPVGEADLWAALLQGVAFTERLCLDYLHHLGAPLDGPLAFTGGAARSPYWNQLRADVLGREARVPEQTEPALGMAALAAHGVTGETLPGIADRMVRVRTVVTPRPDRTARFAEPYARLVDELTTRGWLPPPVAAHAHARLGRDTADS; encoded by the coding sequence ATGGAGCAGGAGACATGGCTCGGGATCGACCTCGGGACCCAGAGCGTCCGCGCCCTGCTCGTCACGGCCGACGGCACGGTCCTGGGCAGCGGCTCGGCCCCCCTGCGGGGGCGGCGCGACGGGGTACGGCACGAACAGGACCCGGGGGAGTGGTGGACGGCGGTGTGCGCGGCCTCCCGCGAGGCCCTGCGCCAGGGCGGCCCGGCCCGGGTCGGCGGCCTCGCGGTGTGCGGCACGTCCGGCACCGTGCTGCTCACGGACGACGCCGGGCGGCCGGTGAGCCCGGCCCTGATGTACGACGACGGGCGGGCCTGGGCGGAGGGGGAGCGGCTGCGCGGGGCGGGCCTCGCGGTGCAGAACACCTGGGGGCTGCCGAAGGCGCTGTGGCTCCGCCGCATCCACGGCCCGGGCCGGATCGCCCACCAGCCCGACGTGATCACCGCCCACCTCACGGGCGGCCCCGTCCCCACCGACTCCAGTCACGCCCTGAAGACGGGGTACGACGCGCAGGCCGACGCCTGGCCCGACGTCCCGGGCCCGCCGCTGCCGCTGCCCGTTGTCGTACGCCCCGGCACCCGTCTCGGCGAGGTCTGCCAGGCCGCCGCCGAGGCCACCGGCATCCCCGCCGGCACCCCCGTCGTCGCCGGCATGACGGACGGCTGCGCGGCCCAGATCGCGTCCGGCGCCCTGCGCGCGGGCTCCTGGAACTCGGTGCTCGGCACCACTCTGGTCCTCAAGGGCGCCTCCCCGACGCCGGTCCACGACCCGACCGGCGTGGTCTACAACCACCGCGCCCCCGACGGGAGCTGGCTGCCCGGCGGTGCCTCCAGCGTGGGCGCGGGCGTGCTGACGGCGGCCTTCGGCGGGGCGGACCCGGCGGTGATGGACCAACAGGCGGCGCGGCACGAACCGGCCGGGGCGATCGCCTACCCCCTGGTCTCCCCGGGGGAACGCTTCCCCTTCCTGGCCCCCGAGGCGACGGCCCTGCTCCTCGGTGAGCCCGTGGGCGAGGCCGACCTGTGGGCCGCGCTCCTCCAGGGCGTCGCCTTCACCGAACGCCTCTGCCTGGACTACCTGCACCACCTCGGTGCCCCCCTCGACGGCCCGCTCGCCTTCACCGGCGGCGCGGCCCGCAGTCCGTACTGGAACCAGCTGCGCGCCGACGTCCTGGGCCGCGAGGCACGGGTACCGGAGCAGACCGAACCGGCCCTGGGCATGGCCGCGTTGGCGGCCCACGGCGTGACCGGGGAGACCCTCCCGGGCATCGCCGACCGCATGGTCCGCGTCCGCACGGTCGTCACCCCCCGCCCCGACCGCACGGCCCGCTTCGCCGAGCCGTACGCCCGCCTGGTCGACGAGCTGACCACCCGAGGCTGGCTGCCACCCCCGGTCGCGGCACATGCGCACGCCCGTCTGGGCCGGGATACTGCGGACTCATGA
- a CDS encoding histidine phosphatase family protein produces MSSATLLLARHGQTVWHAENRYAGVSDIALTDEGRAQAEALGRWAAAHPVHAIWTSTVSRAIATAAPACRALGLTSHPEPALRECDFGVVEGRTLAEFATENPAAAQAFRTDPVAHPFPGAEDPKEAAERGTEALRRIARAHPGERVLVVAHNTLLRLVLCELLSVPLGEYRRVFPRLRNAAVSELRVTAEGSAALLSLNVPCDLHLP; encoded by the coding sequence ATGAGCAGCGCGACCCTCCTCCTCGCCCGTCACGGCCAGACCGTCTGGCACGCCGAGAACCGCTACGCAGGTGTCAGCGACATCGCCCTCACCGACGAGGGCCGCGCCCAGGCCGAGGCGCTCGGACGCTGGGCCGCCGCGCACCCCGTGCACGCGATCTGGACGTCCACGGTCTCCCGGGCCATCGCCACCGCCGCCCCCGCCTGCCGCGCCCTCGGCCTCACCTCCCACCCCGAACCCGCCCTGCGCGAATGCGACTTCGGGGTCGTGGAGGGCCGCACGCTCGCCGAGTTCGCCACGGAGAACCCGGCCGCCGCGCAGGCGTTCCGCACCGACCCCGTGGCCCACCCGTTCCCCGGCGCCGAGGACCCGAAGGAGGCGGCGGAGCGCGGCACCGAGGCCCTCCGCCGCATCGCACGGGCCCACCCCGGCGAACGGGTCCTCGTCGTCGCCCACAACACCCTGCTGCGCCTGGTCCTGTGCGAGCTGCTGTCCGTCCCGCTCGGCGAGTACCGGCGGGTCTTCCCGCGGTTGCGCAACGCGGCGGTCAGCGAACTCCGCGTGACCGCAGAGGGTTCCGCCGCACTTCTCTCCCTCAATGTGCCGTGCGACCTGCACCTTCCGTAG
- a CDS encoding SAM-dependent methyltransferase yields the protein MTEIDTSVPHSARIWNYWLGGKDNYPVDEAAGDAYTAVFPGIVTIARSSRAFLGRSIRYLVQEAGVRQFLDVGTGLPTVDNTHEVAQRIAPESRIVYVDNDPLVLTHARALLTSTAEGVTAYEDLSLYEPERILDQAGKTLDLSRPTALILSGILGHVADYDLGRDLVARLLAGLPSGSYLCVNDGSRGTDPDYEQAQDGYNETGAVPYFLRPVEQITAYFEGLELVDPGVVSVPLWRPDAGTRPEPIGQHGGVGRKP from the coding sequence ATGACGGAGATCGACACCTCGGTACCCCATTCGGCCCGCATCTGGAACTACTGGCTCGGCGGCAAGGACAACTACCCGGTCGACGAGGCGGCGGGTGACGCGTACACCGCCGTCTTCCCCGGCATCGTCACCATCGCCCGCAGCAGCCGCGCCTTTCTCGGCCGCAGCATCCGGTACCTGGTGCAGGAGGCGGGCGTACGTCAGTTCCTGGACGTCGGCACCGGCCTGCCGACCGTCGACAACACCCATGAGGTCGCCCAGCGGATCGCCCCCGAGTCGAGGATCGTCTACGTCGACAACGACCCGCTCGTCCTGACCCACGCCCGCGCCCTGCTCACCTCCACCGCGGAGGGTGTGACGGCGTACGAGGACCTGAGTCTGTACGAGCCGGAGCGCATCCTGGACCAGGCGGGCAAGACCCTCGACCTCTCCCGGCCCACCGCCCTGATCCTCAGCGGCATCCTCGGCCATGTGGCCGACTACGACCTGGGCCGGGACCTCGTCGCCCGCCTCCTCGCGGGCCTGCCCTCGGGCAGTTACCTCTGTGTCAACGACGGCTCCCGCGGCACCGACCCGGACTACGAGCAGGCCCAGGACGGCTACAACGAGACCGGTGCCGTCCCGTACTTCCTGCGCCCGGTCGAGCAGATCACCGCGTACTTCGAGGGACTGGAACTGGTGGACCCGGGTGTCGTCTCGGTGCCGCTGTGGCGCCCGGACGCCGGCACCCGCCCGGAGCCGATCGGCCAGCACGGCGGCGTGGGCCGCAAGCCGTAG
- a CDS encoding superoxide dismutase — MPVYTLPELPYDYAALAPVISPEIIELHHDKHHAAYVKGANDTLEQLAEARDKEAWGSVNGLEKSLAFHLSGHILHSIYWRNMTGPKDGGGGEPLAADGVGDLAEAIAESFGSFAGFKAQLTKAAATTQGSGWGVLAHEPLSGRLVVEQVYDHQGNVGQGSVPILVFDAWEHAFYLQYRNQKVDFIDAMWAVVNWQDVARRYEAARSRADVLLLAP; from the coding sequence ATGCCCGTCTACACGCTCCCTGAACTGCCGTACGACTACGCCGCGCTCGCCCCCGTGATCAGCCCCGAGATCATCGAGCTGCACCACGACAAGCACCATGCTGCGTATGTGAAGGGCGCCAACGACACGCTGGAGCAGCTCGCGGAGGCGCGGGACAAGGAGGCCTGGGGTTCGGTCAACGGGCTGGAGAAGAGCCTGGCCTTCCATCTGTCCGGGCACATCCTGCACTCGATCTACTGGCGGAACATGACCGGCCCGAAGGACGGCGGAGGCGGTGAGCCGCTCGCGGCCGACGGCGTGGGCGACCTCGCCGAGGCGATCGCCGAGTCGTTCGGTTCGTTCGCCGGGTTCAAGGCGCAGCTCACCAAGGCCGCCGCGACCACCCAGGGATCCGGCTGGGGCGTGCTGGCCCACGAGCCGCTCAGCGGGCGGCTCGTCGTCGAGCAGGTCTACGACCACCAGGGCAACGTCGGCCAGGGCTCCGTGCCGATCCTGGTCTTCGACGCCTGGGAGCACGCCTTCTACCTCCAGTACAGGAACCAGAAGGTCGACTTCATCGACGCCATGTGGGCCGTCGTCAACTGGCAGGACGTGGCCCGGCGTTACGAGGCGGCCAGGTCCCGGGCGGATGTGCTGCTGCTCGCGCCGTGA
- a CDS encoding amino acid permease: MPSTTPAQAPPEPGASLSHGLKQRHLSMIALGGVIGAGLFVGSGAGIAAAGPSIVLAYTLSGLLVMLVMRMLGEMSAAYPSSGSFSAHAERAIGPWAGFTAGWSFWVLLCTAVGLEGIGAAKIVTGWLPGTPEWAWVALFMVVFCATNLAAVKNFGEFEFWFAALKVGAISLFLVLGVLAIAGVLPGTDSPGASHLGELLPNGSEGLVIGILASVFAYGGLETVTIAAAESENPVRGVATAVRTAMWRIALFYIGSMAVIVTLVPWDSAAVTAKGPYVAALDSLGIPGAGQLMNVVVLVALLSAMNANIYGSSRIAYSLVQRGQGPKALGRVSGGVPRVAVLVSSVFGFVCVVLSYWRPNDVFSWLLNMIGAVILVVWIFIAVSQLRLRRQLEREAPEKLTVRMWAFPVLTWVALAGMAGIFVLMAREADTRVQLYSTGVMTVALAAVGYTWQRRRATH, from the coding sequence ATGCCCAGCACCACCCCCGCCCAGGCCCCACCCGAGCCCGGCGCCTCCCTCTCCCACGGCCTGAAGCAGCGCCATCTGTCGATGATCGCCCTCGGCGGGGTCATCGGCGCCGGTCTATTCGTGGGCTCCGGCGCCGGCATCGCCGCGGCCGGGCCGTCGATCGTCCTCGCCTACACCCTCTCCGGGCTCCTCGTGATGCTGGTGATGCGGATGCTGGGCGAGATGTCGGCCGCGTATCCGTCTTCCGGCTCCTTCTCCGCCCACGCCGAGCGCGCGATCGGCCCTTGGGCCGGCTTCACCGCCGGCTGGTCGTTCTGGGTGCTGCTCTGCACGGCCGTCGGTCTGGAGGGCATCGGCGCGGCGAAGATCGTGACCGGGTGGCTGCCGGGGACACCGGAGTGGGCGTGGGTGGCGCTGTTCATGGTGGTGTTCTGCGCCACGAACCTCGCCGCCGTGAAGAACTTCGGCGAGTTCGAGTTCTGGTTCGCGGCGCTGAAGGTCGGGGCGATCAGCCTGTTCCTGGTGCTGGGGGTGCTGGCGATCGCGGGTGTCCTCCCGGGCACGGACTCGCCGGGCGCCTCGCATCTGGGCGAACTCCTCCCGAACGGCAGCGAGGGCCTGGTCATCGGCATCCTCGCGTCCGTGTTCGCGTACGGCGGCCTGGAGACGGTCACCATCGCGGCGGCGGAGTCGGAGAACCCGGTGAGGGGCGTGGCCACCGCGGTCCGCACGGCCATGTGGCGCATCGCGCTGTTCTACATCGGCTCGATGGCGGTCATCGTGACCTTGGTCCCGTGGGACTCCGCGGCCGTGACGGCCAAGGGCCCCTACGTCGCCGCCCTCGACTCCCTCGGCATCCCGGGCGCGGGTCAGCTGATGAACGTGGTCGTGCTGGTCGCCCTGCTGTCCGCGATGAACGCCAACATCTACGGCTCCTCGCGCATCGCCTACTCGCTGGTGCAGCGCGGACAGGGGCCGAAGGCGCTGGGCCGGGTCTCCGGCGGGGTGCCGCGGGTGGCCGTGCTGGTGTCCTCGGTGTTCGGGTTCGTGTGCGTGGTGCTGAGCTACTGGCGCCCGAACGACGTCTTCTCCTGGCTGCTCAACATGATCGGCGCGGTCATCCTGGTCGTCTGGATCTTCATCGCCGTCTCGCAACTGCGGCTGCGCCGGCAGTTGGAGCGGGAGGCGCCGGAGAAGCTGACGGTACGGATGTGGGCGTTCCCGGTGCTGACGTGGGTGGCGCTGGCCGGGATGGCCGGGATCTTCGTGCTGATGGCGCGGGAGGCGGACACGCGGGTGCAGTTGTACTCGACCGGGGTCATGACGGTGGCGCTGGCGGCCGTGGGCTACACGTGGCAGCGCCGGCGGGCCACGCACTGA
- a CDS encoding TauD/TfdA dioxygenase family protein, whose translation MTLDIRKVTAHIGAQVSGVDISKPLDGETVAALREALNLHKALVFDDVDLDDEGQQAFARHFGDLTTAHPTVPAVEGAANVLPVDSEQGSASHWHTDVTFVLNPPQASTLRSITLPPYGGETLITNSAAAYRSLPDPLRQLADTLWAEHTNDYDYAVPAEDIDEKKAAQRARFTSIKYRTAHPVVRVHPLTGERGLFIGGFAQRIVGLSVTESRTLLDLLQSYVVKPEHILRHRWSPNQLVLFDNRITQHYAVDNYDRQARRLHRVTVAGDIPVGIEGKESYSVEGDASHYTSVAA comes from the coding sequence ATGACGCTCGACATCCGCAAGGTCACCGCCCACATCGGCGCCCAGGTCTCCGGCGTGGACATCTCCAAGCCGCTGGACGGCGAGACCGTCGCCGCCCTCCGTGAGGCCCTCAACCTCCACAAGGCGCTCGTCTTCGACGACGTCGATCTCGACGACGAGGGCCAGCAGGCCTTCGCCCGCCACTTCGGCGACCTCACCACCGCCCACCCGACCGTCCCCGCCGTCGAGGGCGCCGCGAACGTGCTGCCCGTCGACAGCGAGCAGGGCAGCGCCAGCCACTGGCACACGGACGTCACCTTCGTCCTCAACCCGCCGCAGGCCAGCACCCTGCGCAGCATCACGCTCCCGCCGTACGGCGGCGAGACGCTGATCACCAACTCGGCGGCGGCGTACCGGAGTCTGCCGGACCCGCTCAGGCAACTGGCGGACACGCTGTGGGCCGAGCACACCAACGACTACGACTACGCCGTACCGGCGGAGGACATCGACGAGAAGAAGGCCGCCCAGCGTGCCCGGTTCACCTCGATCAAGTACCGCACCGCCCACCCGGTGGTCCGCGTCCATCCGCTCACCGGTGAACGCGGCCTGTTCATCGGCGGGTTCGCGCAGCGCATCGTGGGCCTGTCGGTGACCGAGTCGCGCACGCTGCTCGACCTGCTCCAGTCGTACGTCGTCAAGCCGGAGCACATCCTGCGCCACCGCTGGTCGCCGAACCAGCTGGTCCTCTTCGACAACCGCATCACCCAGCACTACGCCGTCGACAACTACGACCGCCAGGCCCGCCGCCTGCACCGGGTGACCGTCGCCGGGGACATCCCGGTCGGCATCGAGGGCAAGGAGAGCTACTCGGTGGAGGGCGACGCCTCGCACTACACGAGCGTGGCGGCGTAG
- a CDS encoding LLM class flavin-dependent oxidoreductase, whose product MTTRQLHLNAFLMTTGHHEASWRLPESDPYAHVELEHYVRLARIAERGTFDSLFLADSPQLWGSVGQRPAGALEPLTLLTALATATEHIGLIATASTSYNSPYNLARKFASLDIISGGRAGWNIVTTAGAEAARNFGLDAEPAHAERYARASEFLDVALKLWDSWEDDAIVADKASGVWGDDTKIHPPRHEGPYFRVDGALNVPRSPQGYPLLVQAGSSEDGKAFAARYAEAVFTAQQTLKDAQDFYADLKSRVVRAGRDPEHLKVLPGIVPVIGSTEAEARAAEQELEDHIVHEHGVANLERLLQLPVGSLELDAELPAGLPSEDAVEGAKSRYTLVVGLARRERLTVRQLIGRLGGGRGHLTFAGTPEQVADAIERWFTLGAADGFNIMPAVLPSGLDLFVDHVVPILRARGLLREEYGPRRTLRERYGLPRPANQYTATLV is encoded by the coding sequence ATGACCACCAGACAGCTGCACCTGAACGCGTTCCTGATGACCACCGGGCACCACGAGGCCTCCTGGCGGCTCCCGGAGAGCGATCCGTACGCGCATGTCGAGCTGGAGCACTACGTCCGGCTGGCCCGGATCGCCGAGCGCGGCACCTTCGACTCGCTCTTCCTCGCCGACAGCCCCCAGCTGTGGGGCAGCGTGGGCCAGCGGCCCGCGGGCGCGCTGGAGCCGCTGACGCTGCTCACCGCGCTGGCGACGGCCACCGAGCACATCGGCCTGATCGCCACCGCGTCGACGTCCTACAACTCGCCCTACAACCTGGCCCGCAAGTTCGCCTCGCTCGACATCATCAGCGGTGGCCGGGCGGGCTGGAACATCGTCACCACCGCCGGTGCCGAGGCCGCCCGCAACTTCGGTCTCGACGCGGAACCGGCGCACGCCGAACGGTACGCGCGGGCCTCCGAGTTCCTGGACGTGGCGCTGAAGCTCTGGGACAGCTGGGAGGACGACGCGATCGTCGCCGACAAGGCGAGCGGCGTCTGGGGCGACGACACCAAGATCCACCCGCCCCGGCACGAGGGGCCGTACTTCCGTGTGGACGGCGCTCTCAACGTGCCGCGTTCCCCGCAGGGTTACCCGCTGCTGGTGCAGGCGGGGTCGAGCGAGGACGGGAAGGCGTTCGCGGCCCGGTACGCGGAGGCGGTGTTCACCGCCCAGCAGACCCTGAAGGACGCGCAGGACTTCTACGCCGACCTCAAGTCCCGGGTCGTGCGGGCGGGCCGGGACCCCGAGCATCTCAAGGTGCTGCCCGGCATCGTCCCGGTCATCGGCTCGACGGAGGCCGAGGCACGGGCCGCGGAGCAGGAGCTGGAGGACCACATCGTGCACGAGCACGGGGTGGCCAATCTGGAGCGGCTGCTCCAACTGCCCGTGGGAAGCCTGGAGTTGGATGCCGAACTTCCCGCCGGGCTGCCCTCCGAGGACGCCGTCGAGGGCGCCAAGAGCCGGTACACGCTGGTCGTCGGGCTCGCCCGGCGTGAGCGGCTCACCGTACGGCAGCTGATCGGGCGGCTCGGTGGCGGGCGCGGGCATCTCACCTTCGCCGGGACGCCCGAGCAGGTCGCCGACGCGATCGAGCGGTGGTTCACGCTCGGCGCCGCCGACGGCTTCAACATCATGCCGGCCGTGCTGCCGTCCGGCCTCGACCTCTTCGTGGACCACGTCGTCCCGATCCTGCGCGCCCGCGGGCTGCTCCGCGAGGAGTACGGCCCGCGCCGCACCCTGCGGGAGCGCTACGGCCTCCCCCGCCCCGCCAACCAGTACACCGCCACCCTGGTCTGA
- a CDS encoding ABC transporter ATP-binding protein, with product MATHTEQLTRPAVQLRGLTRSFDGRTVLDDVDLDIPAGQFVALLGHSGSGKSTLLRAVAGLDHQVTGSGRLTAPEQISVVFQDSRLLPWRRVLDNVLLGSDAGSEDKGRAALEEVGLGGRERAWPSELSGGEAQRAALARSLVREPELLLADEPFGALDALTRIKMHVLLRELWERHRPSVLLVTHDVDEAIVLADRVLVLEDGRIGLDLAIEPPHPRSYRDPLLGEYRERLLKALGVTEDHA from the coding sequence ATGGCGACGCACACTGAGCAGCTGACCCGCCCCGCGGTACAACTCCGGGGTCTTACCCGGTCGTTCGACGGCCGCACCGTCCTCGACGACGTCGACCTCGACATCCCGGCCGGACAGTTCGTCGCCCTCCTCGGGCACAGCGGCTCCGGCAAGAGCACGCTGCTGCGGGCCGTCGCGGGCCTCGACCACCAGGTGACCGGCAGCGGCCGACTCACCGCCCCGGAGCAGATATCCGTGGTCTTCCAGGACTCGCGACTGCTGCCCTGGCGCCGGGTCCTGGACAACGTACTGCTGGGCTCGGACGCGGGCTCTGAGGACAAGGGGCGGGCCGCGCTCGAAGAGGTGGGGCTCGGGGGGCGGGAGCGGGCCTGGCCTAGCGAGCTGTCGGGCGGGGAGGCGCAGCGGGCGGCGCTGGCCCGGTCGCTGGTCCGGGAGCCCGAACTGCTGCTCGCCGACGAGCCGTTCGGGGCGCTGGACGCGCTGACCCGGATCAAGATGCACGTCCTGCTGCGGGAGCTGTGGGAGCGGCACCGCCCCTCGGTGCTGCTGGTCACACACGACGTGGACGAGGCGATCGTGCTGGCGGACCGGGTGCTGGTGCTGGAGGACGGGCGGATCGGCCTCGACCTGGCCATCGAGCCGCCGCATCCGCGCTCGTACCGCGATCCGCTGCTGGGCGAGTACCGGGAGCGGCTGCTGAAGGCGCTCGGAGTGACGGAGGACCACGCATGA